A stretch of DNA from Leucobacter luti:
AGAGCGGGCGGGCGAGCCTGCGCGTGAACCCGCTGCGGGTATTCGCATCGAATTGGAAGCCCATGCTGCTCGTGATCCTGCTCGTCGCAGCCGCGAACTCCGCGGGGTACGCGTTCACCTCGTACATGCCGACCTATCTCTCCACGGTGCTCGAGCACGACGCGATCCAAGGCAACCTGTTCTCGCTCCCGTTGATGCTGCTGATGGCATGCCTGATGCCGTTTGTGGGGCTGCTCTCGGATCGGGTGGGTCGCAAGCCGGTACTCACGGCTGCGGCGATCTGGATCATTCTGCTGAGCTTCCCAGCCTTCGCGTTGATCGGCTCAGACTCGTCCGTCGCAATCGTCGCCGGACTCGCGCTGATCGGGATCCCGGTCGCGCTGTACATGGGAACCCTTGCCTCGACCTACCCTGCAATGTTCCCAACCGCGTCGCGTAACACGAGTCTCGGGGTCTCCTACAACATCTCGATCGCACTGTTCGGCGGCACCGCCCCGCTCGTGATCGATTCGCTGGTGCGTGCAACTGGCACTCCGTCAGCTGCGGCGTTCTATCTCATGGGGATGTCTGTGATCGGTCTGATCGCCATCTGCTTCCTCCCGGAAACTGCGGGGAAGCCGCTCTCAGGGTCCGAGCCGAACGTGGAAACCGAACGCGAGGCGCATGAGATCCACACAGCGCGCCAAGCAACCGTCTCAGCCTAACTCGGCCTAACTCAGCCTAATTCGGCCCTACCCGGCCTCACTCGGCCCAGCACGGTCTGGTCTGGTCTGGCCCGGGCCTGCCGGTCACTGCTGAGCCCGTTTGTGCCGAGCCCGGCCCTCGTCGGTCCGGGCTCGGCATGACAGCTCCGCCTGCGCGGGTGACCGCACCCATTCCACGGTGGGGCCGAGTGCGATCTCCTGAGCCTCACGAAGCAGCGTGGCTAGTGGGCGCCGACGTCGGGGAGATCGACCGCGGCAGTAAGTGGCCGGCCATCACGGATCAGCTTGCGCTTGGTGGCCTGCCACATCACGGCGAGCGCGATGAACCAGAGCGGCGTGAACATCAGTGGGAGCCGTGTGTCGTCTGCGAGGAACAGTGTGACCAGGATGAACGCGAAGAATGCGAGGACGATCCACGGCACAATCCGGGCGAACGGGGTGCGGAACGCTGACGTGCGGTGCCGCTCCGGGTGCTTGCGCATGTACTGGATGAAGCTGATGGCAATCATGCTCCAGGTGAACAGGATGAACGTCGAGGCTACTGAGGTGACAAAAGTGAATGCTTCGATCACGCTGTCGCCGAGGAGCAGGATCGGCACGGAAGACGACACGAACACGGTCGAGAAGAACACGGCCTTGCGCGGCACGCCACGGGAATCCGTGAGCGCGAAACCCTGCGGTGCATGGCCGTCTCGCGCGAGCGAGTGCATCATGCGGGTGCCGGAGTAGAAGCCTGAGTTCGCACTTGAAGCCGCTGAGGTGAGCACCACGATGTTGATCGCGAACGCCGCGGCACCGAATCCGGCGTAGGCGAAGGTCGTGACGAAGGGGCTCTGATCTGGATCCAATTTGTCCCAGGGGGTGATCGCCATGATCACGGTGAGCGCGCCGATGTAAAAGATGAGGACGCGAACGACGATTGAGTTGATCGCGCGCGGCAGATTGCGGTGCGGGTCTTTCGTCTCAGCTGCCGCGGTGCCCACAAGTTCAACGCCGATGAACGAGAAGATGCCGAGCTGGAATCCGAGCAGGAACCCGCTCGCGCCGAACGGGAACATGCCACCGTGATCCCAGAGGTGGCTGAGCTCGGCGCGTGTGCCGGTGTCCGGATTCTCGAAGCCCATGACGAGCAGCACGACGCCGGTGGCGATCAACGCGAGGATCGCCACGATCTTGATGAGTGAGAACCAGAACTCGAACTCGCCAAAGAACCGTACCGGCTGCAGGTTCAGGATCGTGAGCACCGCGACCGTGATCGCGGCGGGCACCCAGTTGGGGATCGACGCGTTGATATAGGACACGTAGCTGGTGATCGCGATGATGTCGGCCACGCAGATCACCACCCAGGTGACCCAGTATGTCCAGGACACGAAATACCCGGCCCACGGGCCAATGAGGTCCTTTGCGATATCGCCGAATGTCTTGTAGTTCAGGTTCGAGAGCAGCAGTTCACCAAGCGCCCGCATCAGCAGGAACATCATGCAGCCAATGACGGCGTAAATGAACAGCACTGAGGGGCCGGTGAGGCTGATCACCTTTCCTGAGCCGAGGAAGAGGCCGGTGCCGATGGCGCCGCCGATCGCGATGAGTTGGAGGTGGCGGTTGCTGAGTCCGCGCTGCAGTTCGTCGTGCGCGCCCGGTGCGGTCGTTGTCATGTTCATTCCCATCCCACGAGTTATTCCC
This window harbors:
- a CDS encoding amino acid permease — translated: MTTTAPGAHDELQRGLSNRHLQLIAIGGAIGTGLFLGSGKVISLTGPSVLFIYAVIGCMMFLLMRALGELLLSNLNYKTFGDIAKDLIGPWAGYFVSWTYWVTWVVICVADIIAITSYVSYINASIPNWVPAAITVAVLTILNLQPVRFFGEFEFWFSLIKIVAILALIATGVVLLVMGFENPDTGTRAELSHLWDHGGMFPFGASGFLLGFQLGIFSFIGVELVGTAAAETKDPHRNLPRAINSIVVRVLIFYIGALTVIMAITPWDKLDPDQSPFVTTFAYAGFGAAAFAINIVVLTSAASSANSGFYSGTRMMHSLARDGHAPQGFALTDSRGVPRKAVFFSTVFVSSSVPILLLGDSVIEAFTFVTSVASTFILFTWSMIAISFIQYMRKHPERHRTSAFRTPFARIVPWIVLAFFAFILVTLFLADDTRLPLMFTPLWFIALAVMWQATKRKLIRDGRPLTAAVDLPDVGAH